A region of Nocardioides sp. JS614 DNA encodes the following proteins:
- a CDS encoding NADH-ubiquinone oxidoreductase-F iron-sulfur binding region domain-containing protein: MSATALGTARLLGGVTRGVRADLVTHRHRHGPQRHRSVEELAAAAAEVRLLGRGGAAFPVATKLLAVPTGSRTQVLVNGSESEPASRKDRTLMTLTPHLVLDGALAVARALRTRHVTIAVHDAAALASLRTALDERARDEPIHERVDLRRTAGRFVSGEVRALLRGLDGGPAVPPSRRTLPSDSGLRGAPTFASNVETFAQVALLVSLGATEFGAVGNPEEPGTTLLTLLGDTRTQGVVEVPTDLPLDALLPGAGGPVLVGGYHGRWVRDVDGLAAARPGLRAAGLPLNAGVVARLPREVCALAEVTAVTRWLAAQSAGQCGPCLYGTAALAHDVGELLHGRAAPAVEARLRGLVGRGACAHPDGTTAFVSTALATLGDELELHRQHGGCGRPYAGVLPLGPLGRPDPGGAR, translated from the coding sequence GTGAGCGCCACCGCCCTCGGCACCGCCCGGCTGCTCGGGGGCGTCACCCGGGGCGTCCGCGCCGACCTGGTCACGCACCGGCACCGGCACGGACCCCAGCGGCACCGCTCGGTCGAGGAGCTGGCCGCCGCGGCCGCCGAGGTCCGGCTGCTGGGCCGCGGCGGCGCGGCCTTCCCGGTCGCCACCAAGCTGCTGGCCGTCCCCACCGGGTCCCGGACCCAGGTCCTGGTCAACGGCTCGGAGAGCGAGCCGGCCAGCCGCAAGGACCGGACCCTGATGACGCTGACCCCGCACCTGGTCCTCGACGGGGCCCTGGCCGTCGCCCGGGCGCTGCGCACCCGGCACGTCACGATCGCCGTGCACGACGCGGCTGCGCTCGCCTCGCTGCGCACCGCCCTCGACGAGCGCGCCCGGGACGAGCCGATCCACGAGCGGGTCGACCTGCGCCGGACGGCCGGCCGGTTCGTGTCCGGCGAGGTCCGCGCGCTGCTGCGGGGACTGGACGGCGGCCCGGCCGTCCCGCCGAGCCGCCGTACCCTCCCGTCGGACTCGGGGCTGCGCGGCGCCCCGACCTTCGCCAGCAACGTCGAGACGTTCGCGCAGGTCGCGCTGCTGGTCTCGCTGGGCGCGACGGAGTTCGGGGCCGTCGGCAACCCGGAGGAGCCGGGCACCACCCTGCTCACGCTGCTCGGCGACACCCGGACCCAGGGGGTGGTGGAGGTCCCGACCGACCTGCCGCTGGACGCGCTGCTCCCGGGCGCGGGCGGCCCGGTGCTGGTCGGCGGCTACCACGGTCGTTGGGTGCGCGACGTCGACGGCCTGGCGGCCGCCCGCCCCGGGCTGCGCGCCGCCGGCCTCCCGCTCAACGCGGGCGTGGTCGCCCGGCTCCCGCGGGAGGTCTGCGCCCTTGCCGAGGTCACCGCGGTCACCCGATGGCTGGCCGCCCAGTCGGCCGGGCAGTGCGGCCCGTGCCTGTACGGCACCGCGGCCCTCGCCCACGACGTCGGGGAGCTGCTGCACGGGCGAGCCGCGCCAGCGGTCGAGGCGCGGCTGCGCGGCCTGGTCGGCCGCGGCGCGTGCGCCCACCCCGACGGCACCACGGCGTTCGTCTCGACCGCCCTCGCGACGCTCGGCGACGAGCTCGAGCTGCACCGCCAGCACGGCGGCTGCGGCCGGCCCTACGCCGGCGTGCTCCCCCTGGGCCCGCTCGGGCGCCCGGACCCGGGCGGTGCCCGATGA
- a CDS encoding ferredoxin produces the protein MRIEVDWTRCDGHGLCGLLLPENLENDGDGFPILRRPEVADADLRHARRAVSACPALALRLER, from the coding sequence ATGAGGATCGAGGTCGACTGGACCCGCTGCGACGGGCACGGCCTGTGCGGCCTGCTGCTGCCCGAGAACCTCGAGAACGACGGCGACGGGTTCCCGATCCTGCGCCGCCCCGAGGTCGCCGACGCCGACCTGCGCCATGCCCGCCGGGCGGTGTCCGCCTGCCCCGCCCTGGCGCTGCGCCTGGAGCGTTGA